A DNA window from Shewanella baltica contains the following coding sequences:
- a CDS encoding HlyD family secretion protein: MRANRILALVALVALGLILAYGLKLAYSPQPSLLQGQIEAREYNVSSKVPGRVEQVLVRRGDSVAEGDLLFAINSPELDAKLMQAEGGRDAAKAMQLEANNGARSQEVMAAKEQWLKAQAAATLAKTTYTRVENLFNEGVAARQKRDEAFTQWQAAKYTEQAALAMYQMAQEGARVETKAAAAGNARMAEGAVKEVNAIMQDSQMRAPKSGEISDVLLQAGELAPSGFPIVSLIDMQDSWAVFQVREDQLKRFKQGQKVQLNIPALGQDVEFTVSHISVMGDFATWRSTESGHDFDMRTFEMELRPSQPIADLRVGMSVLLRSE; the protein is encoded by the coding sequence ATGCGCGCTAACAGAATACTTGCCCTTGTGGCGTTGGTCGCATTAGGCCTTATCTTGGCCTATGGCCTCAAGCTGGCTTACAGTCCGCAGCCGAGCCTGTTGCAGGGCCAGATTGAAGCCCGCGAATACAATGTCTCCTCTAAGGTGCCAGGCCGCGTCGAGCAAGTGCTGGTGCGCCGTGGTGACAGTGTGGCCGAAGGGGATTTGCTGTTCGCCATCAACAGCCCTGAGTTGGATGCTAAGTTGATGCAAGCCGAAGGTGGCCGCGATGCCGCTAAAGCGATGCAGCTTGAAGCTAACAACGGTGCCCGTAGCCAAGAAGTGATGGCGGCCAAAGAGCAATGGCTCAAGGCACAGGCAGCGGCAACGCTGGCTAAAACTACTTATACTCGCGTCGAAAATCTCTTCAACGAAGGTGTGGCCGCGAGACAAAAACGCGATGAAGCCTTTACCCAATGGCAAGCGGCGAAATACACAGAGCAAGCCGCATTAGCCATGTATCAAATGGCACAAGAAGGCGCGCGGGTCGAAACCAAAGCCGCTGCCGCCGGGAACGCCCGTATGGCCGAAGGCGCGGTAAAAGAAGTTAACGCCATTATGCAAGATAGCCAAATGCGCGCGCCTAAATCGGGTGAAATCAGCGACGTGCTATTGCAGGCAGGTGAATTAGCGCCGAGCGGTTTTCCGATTGTGAGCCTGATTGACATGCAGGATTCATGGGCCGTGTTCCAAGTGCGCGAAGATCAACTTAAGCGCTTCAAGCAAGGCCAAAAAGTTCAGCTGAATATTCCAGCGCTCGGGCAAGATGTGGAATTTACTGTGTCCCATATCAGCGTCATGGGCGATTTTGCCACCTGGCGCTCGACCGAAAGCGGCCACGATTTTGATATGCGCACTTTCGAGATGGAATTGCGTCCAAGCCAGCCGATTGCCGATCTGCGTGTCGGCATGTCTGTGCTGCTGCGCAGTGAGTAA
- a CDS encoding TolC family protein produces the protein MKLSRVAWLCLLPLPCLLPLAGHAQPTSFTDAWQQVLKVSDKLQAQSQEVNRAKGEEEAGESLNLPSLSLNGSYTHLEKPIELDLRDLNPLASLDPATLPPALGGALASIPGSMFVTPFTEQDIFRASLQAMWPIYTGGQITAAQGIHAAMVAEKQQELQLATRDLFTLLVDRYYAVDVTLALVNTQTDLVGSLTKHVDHALALEREGQIAKVERLNAQVALDNAKVNLGSARRQHEMAVIALSRMLQQSDVGTESPLFVLPHAPSLGQLTQVTLSQHPALKLLEAKEAQANGLVSLEQGKYYPTVFLFGNYTLYEDDSLFSQVEPDWMVGVGVKVPILSRDGRSGKVEAAKSALLQARYTKAQTRQDLSLLLDQSYRQLLQAEEEVTALDTSLELATENLRLREIAFNQGLSTSIDRVDAELKLSAVKTQQLAARYRYVQAYARLMAISGQLDEFIGRTIALTQVQETNNAR, from the coding sequence ATGAAACTATCACGTGTGGCTTGGCTGTGTTTACTGCCCTTGCCTTGTTTATTGCCTTTGGCTGGCCATGCCCAGCCCACGAGCTTCACCGACGCTTGGCAACAAGTGCTGAAGGTGAGCGATAAGTTGCAAGCGCAATCCCAGGAAGTTAATCGCGCTAAAGGTGAAGAAGAGGCGGGCGAGAGCTTAAATCTGCCCTCCTTGAGCCTTAATGGCAGTTATACCCACCTCGAAAAACCGATTGAACTGGATCTTCGGGATCTCAATCCCTTAGCCTCCCTTGATCCCGCGACGTTACCACCCGCCCTTGGCGGTGCTCTGGCGAGCATTCCGGGGTCAATGTTTGTCACGCCTTTTACCGAGCAAGATATCTTCCGCGCGAGCTTACAAGCCATGTGGCCGATTTATACGGGCGGGCAGATCACCGCAGCCCAAGGTATACACGCGGCTATGGTGGCTGAGAAGCAACAAGAGTTACAGCTCGCCACCCGTGATTTATTTACCCTGCTGGTAGACAGATATTACGCTGTCGATGTCACGCTGGCATTGGTGAACACCCAAACCGATCTTGTCGGCTCTTTAACTAAGCATGTCGACCATGCGCTAGCATTAGAGCGAGAAGGTCAAATCGCTAAGGTTGAACGCCTCAATGCGCAGGTCGCCTTAGACAATGCCAAAGTCAATTTAGGCAGCGCTCGCCGTCAACACGAAATGGCAGTTATTGCTCTGTCGCGCATGTTGCAGCAAAGCGATGTCGGTACTGAGTCACCTTTATTTGTCCTGCCGCATGCGCCGTCTTTAGGCCAGCTCACCCAAGTGACGCTGAGCCAACATCCAGCGCTTAAATTGCTCGAAGCGAAGGAAGCGCAGGCCAATGGCTTGGTTTCATTAGAACAGGGCAAGTATTACCCCACAGTATTCCTCTTTGGTAATTACACACTTTACGAAGACGACAGCCTGTTTTCTCAGGTAGAGCCTGATTGGATGGTCGGTGTCGGCGTTAAAGTGCCCATTCTCAGCCGCGACGGTCGCAGTGGTAAGGTCGAGGCCGCCAAGAGTGCACTTTTGCAGGCCCGTTATACCAAGGCACAAACGCGGCAAGATTTGAGTCTGTTACTGGACCAAAGCTATCGCCAATTATTACAGGCCGAAGAAGAAGTGACGGCGCTCGATACCTCACTCGAACTCGCCACCGAAAACCTGCGCCTGCGGGAAATCGCCTTTAATCAAGGGCTTTCAACTTCTATCGACAGAGTCGATGCCGAGCTGAAACTCAGCGCAGTTAAAACTCAACAACTGGCCGCCCGTTATCGTTATGTGCAAGCCTATGCCAGATTAATGGCCATCAGTGGTCAATTAGATGAATTTATCGGTCGTACCATAGCCCTTACCCAAGTGCAGGAGACAAACAATGCGCGCTAA
- the tldD gene encoding metalloprotease TldD — MPFLAQVEQSLLKNGLALEGLQTYLNTIHQHKIDYSDLYFQGSRHESWVLEDGIIKDGSFHIERGVGVRAISGEKTGFAYADDITPAALSAAAQAARGIASAGEQTQVQAFKRQKALALYDSLDPIAAMEEVKKINLLKEADAFIRSLDSRIIQVVVSLAGVHEEILIAASDGTLAADIRPLVRFNCSVILEENGKRERGGAGGGGRHDYGVLMASDDTGLPMCFAFAREAVRQAQVNLNAIDAPAGEMPVVLGNGWPGVLLHEAVGHGLEGDFNRKGSSAFSGKMGQLVASKLVTVVDDGTLPNRRGSLSIDDEGVPTQRTVLIEDGILKGYIQDKLNARLMGVAPTGNGRRESYAHLPMPRMTNTYMTAGESDPSEIIKSVKKGIYAPNFGGGQVDITSGKFVFSASEAYLIENGEVTQAIKGATLIGNGPEAMSQISMVGNDMALDQGVGVCGKDGQSVPVGVGQPTLKLDRLTVGGTA; from the coding sequence ATGCCATTTTTAGCACAAGTAGAGCAAAGTTTATTGAAGAATGGGTTAGCGTTAGAGGGTCTGCAAACCTATCTAAACACCATACATCAGCACAAAATCGATTATTCCGATCTCTATTTTCAAGGTAGTCGCCACGAGTCTTGGGTGCTGGAAGACGGCATCATTAAAGACGGTAGTTTCCATATCGAACGCGGTGTGGGCGTGCGTGCAATCAGCGGTGAAAAAACCGGTTTCGCCTATGCCGATGATATTACGCCAGCAGCCCTAAGCGCTGCCGCTCAGGCCGCCCGTGGCATAGCCAGTGCCGGTGAGCAAACTCAGGTTCAAGCCTTTAAACGTCAAAAAGCCTTGGCGTTATACGACAGCTTAGATCCGATTGCGGCGATGGAAGAAGTCAAAAAAATCAATCTGCTGAAAGAAGCCGATGCTTTTATTCGCAGTTTAGATAGCCGCATTATTCAAGTCGTTGTTAGCCTTGCAGGCGTACACGAAGAAATCCTTATCGCTGCCAGCGATGGCACTTTAGCGGCCGATATTCGTCCTTTAGTGCGCTTTAACTGTAGCGTGATCTTAGAAGAAAACGGTAAACGTGAACGTGGCGGCGCCGGTGGCGGTGGTCGTCATGATTACGGCGTATTAATGGCAAGCGATGACACAGGTTTACCTATGTGTTTTGCCTTTGCCCGCGAAGCTGTGCGCCAAGCGCAGGTCAATCTTAATGCTATCGATGCACCAGCGGGCGAAATGCCAGTGGTGTTAGGCAATGGCTGGCCGGGCGTATTACTCCATGAAGCAGTTGGACATGGTTTAGAGGGCGACTTTAACCGTAAGGGCAGCAGTGCTTTCAGCGGTAAGATGGGTCAGTTAGTCGCCTCTAAGTTAGTGACTGTGGTCGATGATGGCACCTTGCCTAATCGTCGCGGTTCACTCAGCATTGACGATGAAGGTGTTCCGACCCAAAGAACCGTATTGATTGAAGACGGTATTTTAAAGGGTTACATCCAAGACAAACTCAATGCTCGTTTGATGGGCGTTGCGCCAACGGGTAATGGTCGTCGCGAATCTTACGCGCATTTACCTATGCCACGTATGACTAACACCTATATGACGGCGGGTGAGTCGGATCCAAGCGAGATCATTAAGTCAGTGAAGAAGGGCATTTACGCCCCGAACTTTGGCGGTGGCCAAGTGGATATCACTTCGGGTAAGTTTGTGTTCTCCGCATCCGAAGCCTATTTGATTGAAAATGGTGAAGTCACACAAGCCATTAAGGGCGCCACTTTAATCGGTAACGGCCCTGAGGCTATGAGCCAGATTTCTATGGTCGGTAACGATATGGCTTTAGATCAAGGTGTTGGCGTTTGCGGTAAAGACGGTCAAAGTGTCCCTGTAGGCGTAGGCCAACCCACCTTGAAGTTAGATCGCTTAACTGTGGGTGGTACGGCTTAG
- a CDS encoding carbon-nitrogen hydrolase family protein: MHISLLQCQSSRDVSANLLFIESQLNELKRDADVPHLVVLPECSLLFGGHESQQLAYAGDAHQSPLKSALSALAAKYQVFMVAGTIPALAEDGRVYSRSYLFDDKGDTLGHYDKLHLFDVDVADGTKQYRESETFCPGDHISVIDTPFGKIGLAICYDLRFPDLFRAMRLAGAEIITLPSAFTKVTGEAHWQVLLQARAIETQCVILAAAQWGQHNEGSRETWGQSMIVGPWGNILAERKTGTGWVQAEVDLTELHSIRRKMPVMQHNRFLEPSLK; encoded by the coding sequence ATGCACATCAGCCTGTTGCAATGTCAGAGCAGTCGCGACGTCAGCGCCAATCTGCTGTTTATCGAATCGCAGCTTAACGAACTCAAACGGGATGCCGATGTGCCCCATTTAGTCGTGTTGCCCGAATGCAGTTTACTGTTTGGTGGCCACGAAAGTCAGCAACTCGCCTATGCGGGTGATGCTCATCAGAGTCCGCTCAAATCGGCGTTAAGTGCACTGGCCGCCAAATATCAGGTATTTATGGTGGCAGGTACTATTCCGGCGCTGGCTGAGGATGGCCGTGTCTATAGCCGCAGTTATCTGTTTGATGATAAAGGTGATACTTTAGGGCATTACGATAAGCTGCATCTCTTTGATGTGGATGTTGCCGATGGTACAAAGCAATATCGCGAGAGCGAAACCTTCTGCCCCGGTGATCACATTAGCGTTATCGATACACCTTTTGGCAAAATTGGCCTAGCCATCTGTTATGATTTACGCTTTCCCGACTTATTTAGGGCGATGCGTCTTGCGGGGGCCGAGATCATTACCTTGCCGTCGGCCTTTACCAAAGTGACCGGTGAAGCCCATTGGCAAGTATTGCTACAGGCAAGAGCCATTGAAACCCAATGCGTTATTCTTGCTGCAGCTCAGTGGGGACAGCATAACGAAGGCAGTCGTGAAACTTGGGGGCAGAGCATGATAGTCGGTCCTTGGGGCAATATTTTGGCTGAACGTAAAACGGGTACGGGTTGGGTGCAGGCTGAGGTCGATTTAACCGAACTGCACAGTATTCGCCGTAAAATGCCCGTGATGCAGCATAATCGTTTCCTTGAGCCAAGCTTGAAATAA